In Spinacia oleracea cultivar Varoflay chromosome 5, BTI_SOV_V1, whole genome shotgun sequence, a single window of DNA contains:
- the LOC110774687 gene encoding 2-dehydro-3-deoxyphosphooctonate aldolase 1: MDSSVALYTQLKAAQPFFVMAGPNVIESEEHVMKMAKHIKAITTKVGVPLIFKSSFDKANRTSSKSFRGPGMAEGLKILEKVKVAYDLPIVTDVHESSQCEAVGKVADIIQIPAFLCRQTDLLVAAAKTGKIINIKKGQFCGANVMVNSAEKVRGAGNENVMVCERGTMFGYNDLIVDPRNLEWMREANCPVVADITHSLQQPAGQKLDGGGVASGGFRELIPCIARTSVAVGVDGIFMEVHDDPLSAPCDGPTQWPLRHLEELLEELVAIAKVSKGKQQFAIDLTPFRD; this comes from the coding sequence ATGGATTCTTCCGTAGCTCTATATACCCAACTTAAGGCAGCCCAACCATTCTTCGTGATGGCGGGTCCAAATGTAATTGAGTCAGAAGAGCACGTTATGAAGATGGCTAAGCACATAAAGGCAATAACAACCAAAGTTGGGGTGCCTCTGATCTTCAAGTCCAGCTTTGACAAAGCTAACAGGACTTCTTCTAAATCATTCAGGGGCCCTGGTATGGCAGAAGGCCTGAAAATCCTTGAGAAAGTGAAAGTAGCATATGACCTCCCAATAGTAACTGATGTGCACGAAAGCAGTCAATGTGAAGCTGTGGGTAAAGTTGCTGATATCATCCAGATCCCGGCTTTCTTATGCCGCCAGACGGACCTCCTTGTTGCAGCTGCCAAAACAGGGAAAATCATCAATATTAAAAAAGGTCAATTTTGTGGTGCTAACGTGATGGTGAACTCTGCTGAAAAAGTCCGAGGGGCTGGCAATGAAAATGTTATGGTTTGTGAGAGGGGGACTATGTTTGGGTACAATGATTTGATTGTGGATCCCCGGAACTTGGAATGGATGAGAGAAGCTAATTGCCCCGTTGTAGCTGATATTACTCATTCACTACAACAACCTGCTGGGCAAAAGTTGGATGGTGGAGGTGTTGCTAGTGGAGGGTTTCGGGAGCTGATTCCGTGTATCGCAAGGACATCAGTTGCAGTTGGAGTTGATGGAATCTTCATGGAAGTCCATGACGACCCGTTAAGTGCACCCTGTGATGGGCCCACACAGTGGCCTCTTCGTCATTTGGAGGAGTTGCTCGAAGAGCTGGTTGCTATTGCCAAAGTAAGCAAGGGGAAGCAACAGTTTGCTATTGATTTGACACCATTCCGTGATTAG